One stretch of Amycolatopsis sp. NBC_00345 DNA includes these proteins:
- a CDS encoding ester cyclase, producing the protein MGTDSGNVARMRAFVEQVHEGGRVELIEDFVHVDFRNRSAKKGRSTDRDGVVQVALALHAAFADLKVEIVHCVDTDDVVATHKIYRGRHVGEWLGTPPSGQNVEFRVMDFVRMRDGQFIEHWSVLDQVPRG; encoded by the coding sequence ATGGGCACGGATTCCGGCAACGTCGCGAGGATGCGCGCTTTCGTCGAGCAGGTGCACGAGGGTGGGCGGGTCGAGCTGATCGAGGATTTCGTCCACGTCGATTTCCGGAATCGGTCGGCCAAGAAAGGCCGGTCGACCGACCGCGACGGTGTTGTCCAGGTCGCGTTGGCACTCCATGCCGCGTTCGCCGACCTCAAGGTCGAGATCGTGCACTGCGTCGACACGGATGACGTTGTGGCCACGCACAAGATCTACCGGGGGCGGCATGTCGGGGAGTGGCTCGGCACGCCGCCGTCCGGGCAGAACGTCGAATTCCGGGTGATGGACTTCGTGCGGATGCGCGACGGCCAGTTCATCGAGCATTGGTCCGTGCTCGATCAGGTGCCGCGGGGGTAA
- a CDS encoding carboxymuconolactone decarboxylase family protein, giving the protein MPHATSPRVLPLALEDMDKEHRQLAKLGADTVVQVLARNPGLMDASSHLGGFLLGQGKLDARIRELAILRVALRCDAPYEWANHVPAALGGGATTTEIDALSDPEASWAPTDDAVLRAVDEVCQDVFVSDRTWADLAAARSHPEILELLFLIGYYRMMAGFLNSVGVEVKAGQPALGRSAGTPRSPAARPAAAAHVSSGKTGPDGAWNITFTHPAGSKDLFLTLETTGNALTGSVVDDQLEVTVPITTGTVEGRHLTFTARLTEPVQFDIAVEATIDGDVFTGTVTVTGGGTFPFSGTRAG; this is encoded by the coding sequence ATGCCCCACGCCACGAGCCCCCGCGTCCTCCCGCTCGCCCTCGAGGACATGGACAAGGAGCACCGGCAGCTGGCCAAGCTCGGCGCCGACACCGTCGTCCAGGTGCTGGCGCGTAACCCCGGGCTGATGGACGCCTCCTCCCACCTCGGCGGATTCCTTCTGGGCCAAGGAAAGCTGGACGCGCGGATCCGGGAGCTGGCGATCCTCCGGGTCGCGCTGCGCTGTGACGCGCCCTACGAGTGGGCGAACCACGTCCCGGCCGCCCTGGGCGGCGGCGCCACCACGACCGAGATCGACGCGCTCTCCGACCCCGAGGCGTCCTGGGCCCCCACCGACGACGCGGTGCTGCGGGCCGTCGACGAGGTGTGCCAGGACGTCTTCGTCTCCGACCGGACCTGGGCCGACCTCGCCGCGGCCCGGAGCCACCCCGAGATCCTGGAGCTGCTGTTCCTCATCGGGTACTACCGGATGATGGCGGGCTTCCTGAACTCCGTGGGGGTGGAGGTGAAAGCGGGCCAGCCCGCGCTCGGCCGGTCCGCGGGCACGCCCCGGTCCCCGGCCGCCCGCCCCGCAGCCGCCGCCCACGTCAGCAGCGGCAAAACCGGCCCGGACGGCGCCTGGAACATCACCTTCACCCACCCCGCGGGCAGCAAGGACCTGTTCCTCACCCTGGAAACCACGGGCAACGCCCTGACCGGCTCGGTCGTGGACGACCAGCTGGAGGTCACCGTCCCCATCACGACCGGCACCGTCGAGGGCCGGCACCTGACCTTCACCGCCCGCCTGACCGAACCGGTCCAGTTCGACATCGCCGTCGAGGCCACCATCGACGGCGACGTCTTCACCGGCACGGTCACCGTGACCGGCGGCGGGACGTTCCCGTTCTCCGGCACTCGCGCCGGGTGA
- a CDS encoding TetR/AcrR family transcriptional regulator — protein MTIEPDREDLTARARIRDAAMEHFGEHGFERATIRGIAETAGVSSGLVRHHFGSKQGLRDACDAHLAKLLRRLNDRVLADRTPEDVNYVAAARVAVGPYQGYLARALTEGGAAPLFDEMVELGRQWLVDADRDRPDPPDVDAKVRAAVGTAMALSITVLHEHVSRAMGVDVFSPEGDELLARALIDIHSHPQLSLEDAAAARAALDHIQRNRTIR, from the coding sequence GTGACCATCGAACCCGACCGTGAGGACTTGACCGCGCGGGCCCGGATCAGGGACGCCGCGATGGAGCACTTCGGCGAGCACGGGTTCGAGCGGGCCACGATCCGCGGCATCGCCGAGACCGCAGGGGTTTCGTCGGGGCTGGTGCGTCACCACTTCGGCTCGAAGCAGGGGCTGCGGGACGCGTGCGACGCGCATCTCGCCAAGCTGCTCCGCCGGCTCAACGACCGGGTGCTGGCCGACCGGACGCCCGAGGACGTCAACTACGTCGCCGCGGCCCGGGTCGCCGTGGGCCCGTACCAGGGTTACCTCGCGCGCGCCCTGACCGAGGGCGGTGCCGCGCCGCTGTTCGACGAGATGGTCGAACTCGGCCGGCAGTGGCTCGTCGACGCCGACCGGGACCGCCCCGACCCGCCCGACGTCGACGCCAAGGTCCGGGCGGCGGTGGGCACCGCGATGGCGCTGTCCATCACCGTGCTGCACGAGCACGTCTCCCGCGCCATGGGTGTCGACGTGTTCAGCCCCGAGGGAGACGAGCTGCTCGCCCGCGCCCTGATCGACATCCACTCCCATCCCCAGCTCAGCCTCGAGGACGCCGCCGCGGCCCGGGCCGCGCTCGACCACATCCAGCGAAACCGGACGATCCGCTAA
- a CDS encoding EF-hand domain-containing protein — MRTEALDRIKLIFTLLDTDGSGQLEAGDFELMGRNVVAAAPEAGDAAKQAMLDAFRKYWTTLATELDANSDGKVSFEEYQACVFSPERFDDTIATFAQALAAMGDPDGDGLIERPVFTALMTAIGFGAENIGNLFDAFEPDSQDRVTVRIWVKGIKDYYGPEKAGVAGDHLVPAPA, encoded by the coding sequence ATGCGCACCGAAGCTCTCGACCGCATCAAGCTCATCTTCACCCTGCTCGACACCGACGGCAGCGGACAGCTCGAAGCCGGCGATTTCGAGCTGATGGGGCGCAACGTCGTCGCCGCGGCGCCGGAGGCCGGTGACGCCGCGAAGCAGGCGATGCTCGACGCGTTCCGGAAGTACTGGACCACCCTGGCCACCGAGCTGGACGCGAACAGCGACGGCAAGGTCAGCTTCGAGGAGTACCAGGCGTGTGTCTTCTCGCCCGAACGGTTCGACGACACGATCGCCACGTTCGCCCAGGCCCTCGCCGCGATGGGCGACCCGGACGGCGACGGGCTCATCGAGCGCCCCGTGTTCACCGCGCTGATGACCGCCATCGGCTTCGGCGCCGAGAACATCGGGAACCTGTTCGACGCCTTCGAACCCGACAGCCAGGACCGCGTCACGGTGCGGATCTGGGTCAAGGGCATCAAGGACTACTACGGCCCGGAGAAGGCCGGCGTGGCCGGTGACCACCTGGTGCCGGCGCCGGCCTGA